The Haloarchaeobius amylolyticus genome window below encodes:
- a CDS encoding HVO_2901 family zinc finger protein, translating into MHTCRNCNQSFSTELALEMHLDTCEKGQLFCEQCGDRFSERVATRDGWHYRCPNDECDGQGLGEDILQIDNIRAATQ; encoded by the coding sequence ATGCACACCTGTCGCAACTGCAACCAATCGTTCAGCACCGAGCTCGCTCTAGAGATGCACCTCGACACATGTGAGAAAGGACAGCTCTTCTGCGAACAATGTGGTGACCGGTTCTCCGAGCGTGTAGCGACACGGGATGGCTGGCACTATCGATGCCCGAACGACGAATGCGACGGACAGGGACTGGGCGAGGACATTCTTCAGATCGACAATATTCGCGCGGCGACGCAGTAA